In the genome of Limnobaculum zhutongyuii, one region contains:
- a CDS encoding response regulator transcription factor produces MDKGKIKTLIVDNNQFVCFAISEILKNTDFLDIVGAIHSTTGVVDMIKNQDIQLVLINIDLINNDKDKLVKEIHGENSSTKIIGLTSENSNSNIINSLDVSIDGIIDKTNDIESLTLVSKLVMNGFQCIPKNKLCNDKVNKTAMLTNREREILQFITQGMSNKDIAEKLNISSKTVSVHRYNIMFKLEIKNSLDLFKLGSFSI; encoded by the coding sequence ATGGACAAAGGCAAAATAAAGACATTAATTGTCGATAATAATCAATTCGTGTGTTTCGCTATCAGTGAAATCTTAAAGAATACTGATTTTCTGGATATCGTAGGGGCTATTCACTCAACAACGGGCGTTGTTGATATGATTAAAAATCAAGATATACAGTTAGTCCTTATCAATATTGATCTGATCAATAATGATAAAGATAAGCTGGTAAAAGAAATACATGGTGAAAATTCATCAACTAAAATTATTGGACTGACTTCTGAAAATTCCAACTCCAATATTATCAATTCATTAGATGTCTCCATCGATGGAATCATCGATAAAACTAATGATATCGAGTCACTTACCTTAGTCTCTAAGCTAGTGATGAATGGCTTTCAGTGCATTCCAAAGAATAAGCTGTGTAATGATAAAGTCAATAAAACAGCAATGTTAACCAATCGTGAACGCGAAATATTACAGTTCATTACCCAGGGAATGTCAAATAAAGACATCGCAGAAAAGCTAAATATCAGCAGTAAAACCGTTAGTGTTCATCGCTATAATATTATGTTTAAACTGGAGATAAAAAATTCTCTCGATCTGTTTAAACTAGGTAGTTTTTCTATCTAA
- a CDS encoding ABC transporter permease, translated as MLWLMLRQSWSRNIRKKLLAVMTIFLAAGLVSALLAVSIDIGDKMAREMKSYGANILIEPAGQATLPSLFGEKSNPLAGQDFLDQAELPNIKDIFWRNNIMGFAPLLSSEVEVQGKTIPVLGTFFEQKVDVPDEENYHTGQKIISTYWQVSGQWPDESGKKQEALLGQQLAQQTGWKVGDIVTLKGAKTTLDVTISGILASGGDEEQQLVLPLAQVQALSGLQGKVQAIRVSALTVPENELSRKARADLESLDAEEYDLWYCTAYVSSIAHQLEEAISGSGVRPIWQVAASEGIVIEKIQLLLAVVTLAALLASAMGIASLMTSNIMERTKEIGLMKALGARQWQIMMLFYLEAAMSGVIGGLLGCIAGWGLAKGIGLMLFDAPLSFAWIVVPCVLVLSVLIALAGTWFPARRIAHLYPVEVLYGR; from the coding sequence ATGCTGTGGCTTATGTTACGACAGTCATGGTCGCGAAATATCCGTAAAAAGTTATTGGCGGTGATGACGATTTTTCTGGCGGCGGGGCTGGTGTCGGCCTTGCTGGCAGTCTCGATAGATATTGGTGACAAAATGGCGCGGGAGATGAAATCCTACGGCGCCAATATTCTGATTGAACCGGCAGGACAGGCGACTTTACCGTCTCTGTTTGGTGAAAAGAGTAACCCACTGGCCGGGCAGGATTTTCTCGATCAGGCCGAGCTGCCTAATATTAAAGATATCTTCTGGCGCAATAATATTATGGGTTTTGCGCCACTGTTGAGTAGTGAAGTGGAGGTTCAGGGGAAGACGATTCCTGTTTTAGGAACTTTCTTTGAGCAAAAAGTCGATGTGCCTGATGAAGAGAATTATCACACCGGTCAGAAGATTATCAGTACTTATTGGCAGGTTTCAGGCCAGTGGCCAGATGAGAGCGGTAAAAAACAAGAAGCTCTGTTAGGCCAGCAGTTAGCACAACAAACCGGCTGGAAGGTTGGTGACATTGTCACGTTAAAGGGTGCAAAAACTACACTGGATGTGACCATTAGTGGCATTCTGGCCAGCGGTGGCGATGAGGAACAGCAACTGGTATTACCGCTGGCTCAGGTTCAGGCGCTCTCAGGACTTCAGGGGAAAGTACAGGCCATTCGGGTATCGGCTTTGACGGTGCCTGAAAATGAGCTGTCACGAAAAGCCAGAGCCGATTTGGAATCGCTGGATGCGGAAGAGTATGACCTGTGGTATTGCACCGCCTATGTCTCTTCGATTGCGCATCAGTTGGAAGAGGCCATTTCTGGTTCCGGCGTGCGGCCCATCTGGCAGGTTGCTGCTTCCGAAGGGATTGTGATTGAAAAGATTCAACTGTTGCTGGCGGTTGTGACTCTGGCTGCATTACTGGCATCAGCAATGGGGATCGCTTCTCTGATGACCAGTAACATTATGGAACGTACCAAAGAGATTGGGTTAATGAAGGCGCTGGGCGCAAGACAGTGGCAAATCATGATGCTGTTCTATCTGGAGGCGGCCATGAGCGGTGTGATTGGTGGGCTGCTGGGGTGTATCGCCGGATGGGGACTGGCGAAAGGTATTGGTCTGATGCTGTTTGATGCGCCATTAAGCTTTGCCTGGATTGTTGTGCCTTGTGTTCTGGTACTGTCAGTACTGATTGCGCTGGCGGGTACCTGGTTCCCGGCGCGCCGTATCGCTCATCTGTATCCGGTGGAGGTACTGTATGGGCGCTAA
- the yjbD gene encoding DUF3811 domain-containing protein encodes MKKLTLKDLTESQLQQIKMKQAQLKRELGRSLTNSELNKAKEDVIAQIMKELEKEEKKARAEKKKDKYVPSDETFSWSKKNHSRGVR; translated from the coding sequence ATGAAGAAGTTAACCTTAAAAGATTTAACTGAAAGCCAGTTACAGCAGATCAAAATGAAACAGGCACAATTAAAAAGGGAATTAGGCCGCTCTTTAACCAATAGTGAACTCAACAAAGCAAAAGAAGACGTTATTGCTCAAATAATGAAAGAGTTGGAAAAAGAAGAGAAGAAAGCCCGGGCAGAAAAGAAGAAAGATAAATATGTTCCCAGCGATGAAACCTTTAGTTGGAGCAAGAAAAATCATTCCCGGGGTGTTCGGTAA
- a CDS encoding ABC transporter ATP-binding protein, with product MTQSVSQNSSPWVIETRHLYKRFGQVVALDDINLQIKRGEFIAIMGASGSGKTTLMNILTCLDTASEGQVLLDGTDAAALDEEGRRAFRSDKIGLVFQQFHLIPFLTALENVMLAQHYHSVVDEKAARKVLEQVGLGHRFDHLPSQLSGGEQQRVCIARALVNEPPVIFADEPTGNLDEQNEQLVLGLLTDLHKQGRTIVMVTHNPELGRFADRIVRLQHGKYLSEEVNNREVENAV from the coding sequence GTGACGCAATCAGTTAGTCAGAACTCCTCACCCTGGGTGATTGAAACCCGCCATTTGTATAAGCGGTTTGGCCAGGTTGTTGCTCTGGATGATATTAACCTGCAGATTAAACGCGGGGAGTTTATCGCCATTATGGGTGCATCAGGTTCGGGCAAAACCACGCTGATGAATATTTTGACCTGCCTGGATACCGCCAGTGAAGGTCAGGTACTGCTTGATGGTACCGATGCTGCGGCGCTGGATGAAGAAGGTCGTCGGGCGTTCCGCTCGGATAAAATTGGTTTAGTATTTCAGCAGTTTCACCTGATACCGTTTCTTACTGCGCTGGAGAATGTGATGTTGGCTCAGCATTACCATAGCGTGGTTGATGAGAAGGCGGCGCGTAAAGTGCTGGAGCAGGTAGGGTTAGGGCATCGTTTTGACCATTTACCCAGCCAGCTTTCTGGTGGTGAACAACAGCGAGTATGTATTGCCCGGGCGTTAGTTAATGAACCGCCAGTGATTTTTGCCGATGAACCAACGGGAAATCTGGATGAACAGAATGAACAGTTAGTTTTAGGTTTACTGACGGATTTGCATAAGCAAGGGCGAACCATTGTGATGGTAACTCACAACCCTGAACTGGGGCGTTTTGCCGATCGTATTGTTCGGTTACAACATGGCAAATATCTGAGTGAAGAAGTGAATAATCGCGAGGTAGAAAATGCGGTTTAA
- a CDS encoding DUF3313 domain-containing protein, whose protein sequence is MLAMKHISAAVVIGSLLLGGCTSKVADTKDYSGFLPDYSKLHKAESASGQEVLRWMDPSFKAQNYQNLYYEPIVYYPAPKPNAQVTQQTLDQVLNYTNQNIKSAFGQRLNLVNSPKTPNTLIFRGAITGVAASTEGLQFYEVIPVALVIAGTMAATGERDQDTTLLFEGQLIDASTGKTVFEVVRKGFGKQLSNDSQKVTAEDLKKIVTDMASDIQRYRE, encoded by the coding sequence ATGTTGGCGATGAAGCATATCTCCGCAGCAGTAGTAATTGGTAGCCTTTTATTAGGTGGTTGTACCTCGAAGGTAGCAGACACTAAAGATTACTCTGGTTTTTTACCAGATTATTCAAAATTGCATAAAGCTGAAAGTGCGTCAGGGCAGGAAGTATTACGCTGGATGGATCCATCGTTTAAAGCTCAAAATTATCAGAACCTTTATTATGAACCAATTGTTTATTACCCGGCTCCAAAGCCTAACGCACAAGTTACGCAACAAACCCTGGATCAGGTATTAAATTATACTAACCAAAATATTAAATCTGCTTTTGGTCAACGTCTGAATCTGGTCAACTCACCAAAAACACCAAACACACTGATTTTCCGCGGTGCCATTACCGGTGTTGCAGCCTCTACCGAGGGTTTACAGTTTTATGAAGTTATTCCTGTAGCTTTAGTAATTGCTGGCACAATGGCAGCAACAGGAGAGCGGGATCAGGACACCACGTTGCTGTTTGAAGGCCAATTAATTGATGCCAGCACGGGTAAAACTGTATTTGAAGTCGTACGTAAAGGCTTTGGTAAGCAACTGAGCAATGATTCTCAAAAAGTAACGGCAGAAGATCTGAAGAAAATCGTTACCGATATGGCATCGGATATTCAGCGCTACAGAGAGTAA
- a CDS encoding ABC transporter permease, whose translation MFWRLVLRALKLRMQRVVVIFAALAVGAAIVTAMSAVYFDINTKMSQELRTFGANFYIGPGHGNTLPLNDYQQIIEQAPKGLIGAESPYLYGMVRTELEKVVVMGVRFESLKQIVPYWQVTGSWLSVSFDDRKAMIGYKLANRLELKVGDSLVLVDGDQKKSLQIRGIVESGDATDNVLIINLPLAQSWLKQPGVISHGLLSVSNEAGQVDAFAQQLQQHYPDLEIRPIRKVSASEGQVLDKIKGLMGLVSLVILVLSTLCVNTTLMAIVSERSKEFALQKALGAKGRDIVRQIMAETMIIALFAIIAGVVIGYILAQILGQAVFSASIDLRAQVIPLTFILSLLVALIAAVLPTYRAVKIEPAKVLKGE comes from the coding sequence ATGTTCTGGCGTCTGGTATTACGTGCACTGAAGCTAAGAATGCAGCGGGTAGTTGTGATTTTTGCTGCTCTGGCGGTTGGGGCTGCGATCGTGACAGCAATGTCTGCGGTTTATTTCGATATTAATACCAAAATGAGCCAGGAATTACGCACTTTTGGCGCTAATTTCTATATTGGCCCCGGTCATGGAAATACCTTACCGTTAAACGATTATCAGCAAATTATCGAACAGGCTCCCAAGGGACTAATTGGCGCTGAAAGCCCTTATCTGTATGGTATGGTGCGTACCGAGCTGGAAAAAGTGGTGGTAATGGGCGTCAGATTTGAATCACTTAAACAAATTGTTCCTTACTGGCAGGTTACCGGTAGCTGGCTTAGCGTTAGCTTTGACGATCGCAAAGCGATGATTGGCTATAAGCTGGCGAATCGCCTTGAGCTGAAAGTCGGTGATTCTCTGGTGTTGGTTGATGGTGACCAAAAAAAATCACTGCAAATCAGAGGAATTGTTGAATCCGGCGATGCGACGGATAACGTGCTGATTATCAATCTGCCTTTAGCCCAAAGTTGGTTGAAACAACCAGGGGTGATCAGTCATGGTTTATTGAGCGTCAGTAACGAAGCGGGTCAGGTTGACGCCTTTGCTCAACAGTTGCAGCAGCATTATCCGGATTTGGAGATTCGACCTATTCGTAAGGTATCGGCCAGTGAAGGTCAGGTACTGGATAAGATTAAGGGATTAATGGGGCTAGTCTCTCTGGTAATTTTGGTATTGTCGACCCTGTGTGTAAACACCACGCTAATGGCGATCGTCAGCGAACGCTCGAAAGAGTTTGCGCTGCAAAAAGCGCTGGGGGCTAAAGGGCGGGATATTGTGCGTCAGATTATGGCAGAAACCATGATTATCGCCCTGTTTGCGATTATTGCTGGCGTTGTGATTGGCTATATTCTGGCGCAGATTCTGGGGCAAGCGGTGTTCTCTGCCTCCATCGACCTGCGGGCTCAGGTTATTCCATTAACCTTTATCCTGTCATTATTGGTTGCTTTGATTGCAGCCGTTTTACCGACTTATCGCGCCGTGAAGATTGAACCGGCTAAAGTTCTAAAAGGAGAATAA
- a CDS encoding helix-turn-helix domain-containing protein, which produces MVNKFEVVEGGYFERRIISIEDNNEARNFQLSLGETRLESGHHLGALIGRGKASSEYVYLGLTIKGGEYTRYNGIPTGIGNLRIYPEGAEILYQSMGEAEWFTYAISREKLQEALDEYDRGKIKLIPHQIMTFPLKTENYEQLKTLFLDIKQMAYKPGETALSEEVSRMLSIALLNGFINAIFASEGQADPIKPNSLTLLHGQLIMATEQLMLSGQENNLKLSDLAKATGYTLRALEFIFKNSVGMSPKNWFVNMRMNGALRDLMEAKPNTTVSDVATRWGFQHLARFSAQYRDMFGELPSKTLSRVRERNK; this is translated from the coding sequence ATGGTAAACAAATTTGAAGTAGTGGAGGGCGGCTACTTTGAACGTAGGATCATAAGTATTGAAGATAATAATGAAGCGCGAAACTTTCAACTTTCATTAGGCGAAACCCGTCTGGAGTCCGGGCATCATTTGGGCGCGCTTATTGGCAGAGGTAAGGCATCCTCAGAATATGTCTATCTGGGGCTTACCATTAAAGGTGGTGAATATACTCGATATAACGGTATACCTACCGGTATCGGCAATTTGCGTATTTATCCTGAAGGAGCAGAAATTCTTTATCAGTCGATGGGAGAGGCTGAATGGTTTACTTACGCAATTTCCAGAGAGAAATTACAGGAAGCATTAGATGAATATGATCGTGGAAAAATTAAACTGATACCTCATCAGATTATGACCTTTCCGCTGAAAACTGAAAACTACGAACAGTTAAAGACCCTGTTTCTGGATATAAAACAGATGGCTTACAAGCCTGGTGAGACAGCATTAAGTGAAGAAGTATCACGAATGCTGTCAATAGCGCTGCTGAACGGCTTTATTAACGCTATTTTTGCTTCTGAAGGTCAGGCTGACCCAATAAAACCCAACAGTTTAACTCTATTGCACGGGCAATTAATAATGGCAACTGAACAGCTGATGTTGTCAGGACAGGAAAACAATCTCAAATTAAGCGATCTGGCTAAAGCAACCGGCTATACCCTGAGAGCTTTAGAGTTTATTTTTAAAAATTCGGTGGGAATGTCGCCTAAAAACTGGTTTGTAAATATGCGAATGAATGGCGCATTGCGTGATCTAATGGAGGCTAAACCGAACACTACTGTATCGGATGTGGCTACCCGGTGGGGATTCCAACATTTAGCCCGTTTTTCTGCACAATACCGCGATATGTTTGGTGAATTACCCAGTAAAACATTAAGTAGGGTACGTGAACGTAATAAATGA
- a CDS encoding c-type cytochrome, which produces MKTGYLGLMLLLSGWICPAITAQSEQKFYNMNCASCHGKKGEKTALNKARPLISLTEQQIIEALTERRNGDVKGAGNQVKKRLTDEDIKNLAKFIPTMK; this is translated from the coding sequence ATGAAAACCGGTTATTTGGGGCTAATGTTGCTGTTGTCTGGCTGGATATGTCCGGCAATAACAGCACAATCAGAACAAAAATTTTATAACATGAACTGTGCTTCCTGCCATGGTAAGAAGGGCGAAAAAACGGCTCTGAACAAAGCTCGTCCATTAATCAGCCTGACGGAGCAGCAGATTATTGAAGCATTAACAGAGCGGCGAAATGGCGATGTGAAGGGGGCTGGAAATCAGGTGAAAAAACGTCTGACGGATGAGGATATTAAAAACCTGGCAAAGTTTATCCCGACGATGAAGTAA
- a CDS encoding TlpA family protein disulfide reductase, producing the protein MRFNIGKSGLLLLISAALLLSGCKEEKAKIGTAAPTLAAYDLSGNKASLEQWKGKYIYLNFWASNCGGCLAEMPTLEKLSQEYRDNIVVVGINTDKEDANIQALLTDMKVSFPNVRDQLAITQERYQVIGTPTSFLIDPQGTLQGQYVGMMHEPQLKAIFQKAKG; encoded by the coding sequence ATGCGGTTTAACATAGGTAAATCTGGCCTATTGCTGCTTATCAGTGCGGCATTATTGCTGTCAGGGTGCAAAGAAGAAAAAGCGAAGATTGGTACAGCTGCGCCTACGCTGGCGGCTTATGACTTATCTGGAAATAAAGCCTCTCTGGAGCAGTGGAAGGGTAAATATATTTATCTGAATTTTTGGGCTTCCAACTGCGGTGGTTGTCTGGCAGAAATGCCAACGCTGGAGAAATTAAGTCAGGAATATCGGGATAACATCGTGGTGGTTGGTATTAATACTGATAAAGAAGATGCCAATATTCAGGCGCTATTAACAGATATGAAGGTTTCATTCCCTAACGTGCGCGATCAACTGGCAATTACTCAGGAACGTTATCAGGTGATAGGCACCCCAACATCATTCTTAATTGACCCACAGGGAACCTTACAGGGCCAATATGTAGGGATGATGCATGAGCCTCAGCTAAAGGCGATTTTCCAGAAAGCTAAGGGATAA
- a CDS encoding Fe-S-containing protein produces the protein MSYFLVSVLQSFLPTALLLGLSWSLRKTPRVRPLIWLSLLGFFAGTATGINLPTSQQWVLFFTALQLTLILLFLLSQLISSSKVGYFWQLVLLFVAALRWGQTPNLSAITATNVINTDLLLNISAVVAGLILVAFSGALMTFCMRQLRHLRWPLLIVLSLLLLAPLSGELMLVLMKLQVVELTKSLLSYVAKVTNANNLNSYVCAGVLLLSGVVYLINVVRPRSIARAEPRPIEHRKAVAHYQDSRRIFVITILLALLTAGAQLYWDKVASQPPRLSEALPVTLASDGLVHIPVEQVRDGKLHRFVWVAEDGKAVRFFVINRYPDKLRLGVVFDACLLCGDQGYVMEGNQVICVACDVRIFIPSIGKPGGCNPVPIDEWEMTDTELTISKKSLESGLNYFSTIVTLEVTDPVDGSKLTNTKAEHRYTFAGKTYFFSTAANYEAFRDNPEKFVKEDQ, from the coding sequence ATGAGTTATTTTCTGGTTTCGGTATTACAATCATTTCTACCAACCGCCTTGCTATTGGGGCTTAGCTGGTCTTTACGCAAAACGCCTCGAGTTCGTCCATTAATCTGGTTAAGCCTGCTGGGATTTTTTGCCGGAACGGCAACCGGTATTAATCTTCCAACATCTCAGCAGTGGGTACTGTTTTTTACTGCATTACAACTGACGCTAATATTGTTGTTTTTGCTGAGCCAGCTGATATCGTCGTCAAAAGTGGGCTATTTCTGGCAGTTAGTTTTGTTGTTTGTTGCAGCACTACGTTGGGGACAGACGCCAAACCTTAGTGCGATTACGGCCACGAATGTTATCAACACGGATTTGTTGTTGAATATCAGTGCGGTGGTAGCGGGATTAATCCTGGTGGCATTTTCTGGTGCATTGATGACGTTTTGTATGCGTCAACTGCGTCATTTACGCTGGCCGCTGCTGATTGTTCTGTCATTATTGCTGTTAGCGCCGCTGTCTGGCGAACTGATGCTGGTTTTGATGAAGTTGCAGGTGGTTGAGTTAACCAAATCCTTACTCAGCTACGTAGCAAAAGTCACTAATGCTAATAATCTGAACAGTTATGTATGTGCCGGTGTGTTGTTGCTAAGCGGTGTTGTTTATTTAATCAATGTGGTACGGCCTCGTTCTATCGCCCGGGCAGAACCACGCCCTATTGAGCATCGTAAAGCGGTGGCTCATTATCAGGATTCTCGCCGCATTTTTGTTATCACAATACTATTGGCGTTATTGACCGCGGGAGCGCAACTGTATTGGGATAAAGTTGCCTCTCAGCCACCAAGACTTTCTGAAGCGCTACCGGTAACCCTGGCCAGTGATGGTTTAGTGCATATTCCCGTTGAACAGGTAAGGGACGGCAAGCTGCATCGTTTTGTCTGGGTAGCTGAAGATGGTAAAGCAGTGCGCTTCTTTGTCATAAATCGCTATCCGGATAAGTTACGCTTGGGAGTCGTATTTGATGCCTGCTTGCTGTGTGGCGATCAGGGATACGTAATGGAAGGTAATCAGGTTATTTGTGTTGCCTGTGATGTACGTATCTTTATCCCATCAATTGGTAAACCCGGTGGCTGTAATCCGGTGCCGATTGATGAATGGGAGATGACCGACACGGAATTGACCATCAGTAAAAAATCGCTGGAAAGTGGGCTGAATTACTTCTCGACCATCGTGACGCTGGAAGTGACCGATCCGGTTGATGGCAGCAAACTAACCAATACTAAAGCAGAACATCGTTATACCTTTGCCGGAAAAACCTACTTCTTCTCTACGGCGGCAAATTATGAAGCCTTCAGGGACAACCCTGAGAAGTTCGTGAAGGAGGACCAATAA
- a CDS encoding iron transporter produces the protein MAMNKTLVTGALVASLFTAPAAFAFKEYPAGEPVKMNEMEIAAVYLQPIDMEPRGMGIPAAKADIHLEADIHSVEGNKNGFGAGEWMPYLTIAYTLVNTDTGEKQEGTFMPMVAGDGPHYGANIKMMGVGNYKVTYHIEPPSKAGLHRHTDSETGVGRWWKPFDVSFDFKYVGLN, from the coding sequence ATGGCAATGAATAAAACATTAGTTACTGGTGCGCTGGTTGCGAGTCTGTTTACTGCGCCTGCCGCATTTGCTTTTAAAGAGTATCCAGCCGGTGAACCTGTCAAAATGAATGAAATGGAGATTGCTGCGGTTTATTTACAGCCGATCGACATGGAGCCTCGCGGTATGGGTATCCCAGCAGCTAAAGCCGATATTCATCTGGAAGCGGATATCCATTCAGTTGAAGGTAATAAGAATGGTTTTGGTGCCGGAGAGTGGATGCCATACCTGACCATCGCTTATACCCTGGTTAACACCGATACCGGTGAAAAACAGGAAGGTACCTTCATGCCAATGGTTGCTGGCGATGGCCCTCATTACGGTGCCAACATTAAAATGATGGGTGTAGGTAACTATAAAGTGACTTACCACATTGAACCACCATCAAAAGCGGGTTTACACCGCCATACCGATAGTGAAACGGGTGTTGGTCGTTGGTGGAAACCGTTTGATGTTAGCTTCGACTTTAAATATGTCGGTTTGAACTAA
- a CDS encoding manganese-dependent inorganic pyrophosphatase — protein MISVFGHLNPDSDSICCAIVVSDWLNFSGQSATAYRLGELNPETEFILSQAEYLSPSLLEHNIADQPVWLVDFSDLEQGPENLNKSQVIGLIDHHRLGSLITTEPLDAWIRRVGCCATLVFDIVTHTPGYQLSQSHALLLLGAILSDTVAFQSPTTTEQDKQTAHKLSQIAKVNLDSFIIKLLDAKTDISGLSVERLLQKDEKNYLIGEYKLILGQIEVSDFHAIESQVPALQQEMEKRAQSEGLDFYVLMITSLFSSQSCLYFSQNNPISQSPITIENMLSRKKQLVPWLTQKLNADK, from the coding sequence ATGATCTCAGTATTCGGCCATCTAAACCCGGACAGTGACTCAATATGCTGCGCTATTGTTGTCAGCGACTGGCTAAACTTTAGCGGACAATCCGCAACGGCTTATCGCCTGGGAGAACTAAACCCAGAAACTGAGTTTATCCTGTCACAAGCAGAATACCTTTCACCGTCATTACTTGAGCATAACATCGCAGACCAACCAGTCTGGCTGGTTGATTTCAGCGATTTAGAACAAGGCCCGGAGAATCTGAATAAAAGCCAGGTGATCGGTTTAATTGACCATCATCGTCTGGGATCATTAATCACCACGGAACCTCTTGATGCATGGATAAGAAGAGTGGGCTGTTGTGCTACTCTGGTTTTCGATATTGTTACCCATACCCCAGGTTATCAATTAAGCCAGTCACATGCATTACTACTGCTCGGCGCTATACTTAGCGATACCGTTGCCTTTCAATCACCGACGACTACCGAGCAAGACAAACAAACGGCCCATAAACTAAGCCAGATAGCTAAAGTCAATTTGGACAGTTTTATCATTAAACTGCTGGATGCCAAAACTGATATAAGCGGACTTAGTGTCGAACGTTTGCTGCAAAAAGATGAGAAAAACTACCTTATTGGCGAATATAAGCTCATTCTTGGTCAAATCGAGGTCAGTGATTTCCACGCCATTGAGAGTCAGGTACCCGCACTACAACAGGAGATGGAAAAGCGCGCACAGAGTGAAGGACTAGATTTTTATGTTTTGATGATAACCTCGCTATTTAGCTCACAAAGCTGCCTCTACTTTTCCCAAAACAATCCCATAAGTCAGTCACCGATTACCATTGAAAATATGTTAAGTCGCAAAAAACAGTTAGTACCTTGGTTAACCCAAAAACTGAATGCAGACAAATAA